A stretch of DNA from Streptomyces venezuelae:
CTGCTGACCCTGCCCGTTGTCGCCGCGACCACGCTCGGCGCCGTCCGAATCGGCGACTCGCTCAGCGAGATCGACCAGCTGGAGCACATGCAGCTGCTGACGACCATGACCCGGCAGGCCACCAACCTGGCCTCCGCGCTCCAGGAGGAGCGCGACCTGTCGGCCGGTCCGATCAGCAACAAGTCGGTCGCCAGTGAGGTCGAGACGGTCCGCGAGCAGACCGACTCCGCCGCCACCGCCTTCACCTCCGCCACGGAGAGCATCGACGCGCAAGGGGACAAGGACGAGACCCTCCAGTCGATCCGTCGCAACGTCACGCAGATCACCCGGCAGATCGACGCGCTCAAGGAAATCCGCACCAGCGCCTACAAGAGCGGCTCCCAGCAGACCGTCTCCCAGTACAACTCGCTGATCGTCTCGCTGCTCTCGCTCTCCCAGGACATGGCCCAGGCCACCTCCAGCCCGGAGATGATCAAGCGGACCCGCGCGCTGGCCGCCTTCTCCTCGGCCAAGGAGTACGCCTCCATCCAGCGCGCGATGATCGCCGCCGCGCTCCCGCAGAGCAACACCCAGGTCGGCGACCTGAAAGAGAACGACCGGCTCTACGCCCTGTCGGCGTACCGGAACTACGACCAGGCCATGGGCACCTTCATTCTGGTCTACCAGGGCAAGGCCGAGGAACTGCTGCAGCCGCTCGGCGAGGGCAACGCCGAGATCTCCTCGGCGAACAGCTACGCCGGCCGCGTCCTGAGGAACCCGGGACAGTTCGCCAAGGAGAAGCCCCGCTCCTGGCGAGACTGGTACGACTCGGACGACAACAAGATCCAGACCATGAAGAGGATCGAGCTCTCGCTCCTCGAGGACATGGAGCAGAAGGCCCGCGAGCTCAAGAACGAGTCCCAGCGCGACGCCATCATCAACGGTGCGCTGATCCTCCTCGTCCTCGGCGTCTCGCTGATCGGCGCGTTCATCATGGCCCGGTCCATGATCCGTTCGCTGCGCCGTCTGCAGGACACCGCGACCCGGGTCGCCCAGGAACGGCTGCCCGAGCTCGTCAAGCAGCTCTCCGAGTCCGACCCGCAGGACGTGGACACCTCCGTGGAATCGGTCGGTGTGCACTCCCGCGACGAGATCGGCCAGGTGGCCGCGGCCTTCGACGACGTGCACCGCGAGGCCGTCCGCCTCGCCGCCGAGCAGGCCCTCCTCCGGGGCAACGTCAACGCGATGTTCACCAACCTCTCGCGCCGCTCGCAGGGTCTCATCCAGCGTCAGCTCTCGTTGATCTCCGAGCTGGAGTCCCGCGAGGCCGACCCGGACCAGCTGTCCTCGCTCTTCAAGCTCGACCACCTCGCGACCCGTATGCGCCGGAACGGCGAAAACCTCCTCGTCCTCGCGGGCGAGGAGCCGGGCCGCCGGTGGACCCGCCCGGTCCCGCTGGTCGACGTCCTGCGTGCCGCGGCGTCCGAGGTGGAGCAGTACGAGCGCATCGAACTGGCCTCGGTCCCCTCGACCGATGTGGCCGGCCGCGTCGTCAACGACCTCGTGCACCTCCTCGCCGAGCTGCTGGAGAACGCCACCTCGTTCTCCTCCCCGCAGACCAAGGTCAAGGTGACCGGTCACGCGCTGCCCGACGGCCGCGTGCTGGTCGAGATCCACGACACCGGTATCGGCCTGTCCCCCGAGGACCTGGCGGCGATCAACGAGCGGCTCGCGGCGCCGCCGACCGTGGACGTCTCGGTCTCCCGCCGCATGGGTCTGTTCGTGGTCGGCCGCCTGTCCCTGCGACACGGCATCCGCATCCAGCTGCGCCCCTCCGACTCCGGCGGTACGACGGCCCTCGTCATGCTGCCCGTGGACGTCGCCCAGGGCGGGCGCAAGCCCGGCCCCGGCGGCCAGGGCGGTCCCGGCGGCCCCGGTGGCCAGCCGGGCAACCCGGCCGGTCAGGGTTCGGTGCCCGGTGGGCCCGCACGCCAGCCGGTGGGTGCCGGCTCGCAGCGCGGTCAGGTTCCCGGCGGTGCGCAGCGCGCCGCGCTGCCCGGCCGCGACGGCCAGCCGCAGGGCGTGCGTCCGCAGAACTCCGGTCCGCAGGGCGGCCCGAACGCCTTCGGTGCCGGCGGTCCGCTGCCGGGCCGCGGCCCGGCCGGCGGCCCCGGTGGACCCGGCAACCACCCGAACCAGGGCAACCAGGGCAACCAGGGACGCGGCGGCTTCGGCGGCAACGCCCCGGCCGGCGGCCCGCAGGCCCGCCCGGTACCGGCCCCGAACGCGGGCGGCCCGGCCGCCGGGTTCGGGCAGGGCAATGCCTTCGAGCGCCCGCAGGCTCCGGCTCCGGCCCCCGCGCCGGCCGCGCCCCGGCAGCAGACCCCCGCTCCGCAGGCTCCGGCCCAGGGCCGCGGCCCCCGGCCGCAGCTGCCGCCGCGCGGTGGCGCTCCGCGCCCGGAGCTCCCCGGCGCCGCGGGCGGTCCCGCCGGACTGCCGCCCACCACCAGCTGGGGGGCCGGCCAGGGCCGTCCCGGTGGCCCGGACGTGCCCCGCGGGCACGACGAGCTGACCGGCCCGGGTTCCACGGCCGAGTTCCCCCGTCCCGACTTCAACGCCCCGCTCCCGCAGGGCAACAGCACCACGGGCCAGTTCGAGCGCCCGGACGTGCGCGGACCGCTGGACCCGGCGTCCACCGGCCAGTTCGCCCGGCCGGAGTTCCCGGCTCAGCGGGCCGGCGGCCCCGGCGTCGGCTCGTACGAGGCACCGGCCCAGCCGGCACCGCAGGCGCCCCACACGCCCGCACCGGTGCCGCGTGCCGAGATGCCGCGGCTGCCGCAGGCCCACCAGCCCGAGGCGCTGCCCCCGGCTCCGAGCCACGGCGGCGGCGATGCCCGCAGCCCGATCTTCGACACGCTGGAGTCGAACTGGTTCCGCCAGGAGGGCGGCGGCGAGCCGCAGCCCTCGGCGCAGGCGCCGGCCGTACCCCAGCAGCCGCAGCAGAGCGCCCCGGCCCCGCAGCAGCCGCAGCAGTCCCTGCCGCAGCGCGGCCAGCAGCGGGCGGCGGCCGATCCGGCCGCCACCGCCGCCATGCCGCAGGTGAGCTGGCGGTCCTCGCCGAACGACGAGCTGATGCGGCAGGCCGAGCGCGTGCGCCAGCCCGCGGCCGGCGGAGTGACCACCTCGGGTCTGCCCCGCCGGGTGCCCCGTGCCAACCTGGTGGCCGGTACCGCGCAGGAGCAGGCCGACGCCCAGACGGGACCGCAGGTCTCGCGTGCGCCGGACGACGTGCGCGGCCGGCTCACCAACCTCCGGCGAGGTATCCAGCAGGGCCGCCAGGCCGGCAACAACGGCCCGTCGACCGGCAATTACCACGTCGACCCCACTTACCAGCAGGAGCGATAGTTGAGTTCGATGAGCCAGGCGGCACAGAACCTGAACTGGTTGATCACCAACTTCGTGGACAACACCCCCGGGGTGTCCCACACGGTGGTGGTCTCCGCCGACGGCCTCCTTCTGGCGATGTCCGAGGGCTTTCCGCGCGACCGCGCCGACCAGCTGGCGGCCGTGGCCTCCGGACTGACCTCGCTGACCGCCGGTGCCTCCCGGATCTTCGAGGGTGGGCCCGTCAACCAGACCGTGGTCGAGATGGACCGGGGATTCCTCTTCCTGATGTCCGTCTCCGATGGATCCTCGCTGGCCGTACTGGCGCACCCCGAGTGCGACATCGGCCTCGTGGGCTACGAGATGGCCCTCCTCGTGGACCGTGCGGGCAGTGTCCTCACTCCGGACCTGCGCGCCGAGCTCCAGGGAAGCCTGCTCATCTGACTGCCACTCTCCCGGCCGGACGGTACTGCCGGCCGGGAGACCGGGTGCCATCCCTGGCCCCGGGACCCAGTACCACCGTCCGGCCGTCATCCACTCCCCCCACCGGCCACCGTCAGACGGCACGCTGACCACTGCTGTCGAGCCCGGAGGATCCATGACCCCGCCCCCCGCCTATCCCGATTCGTACGGTGATTCCTCGTACGGCTCGGAAGGCGACCAGCCGCTGGTACGCCCCTATGCCATGACCGGCGGCCGGACCCGGCCGCGCTACCAGCTCGCCATCGAGGCACTGGTCAGCACCACGGCCGATCCGATGCACCTGTCGACCCTGCTGCCCGAACACCAGCGGATCTGCCAGCTGTGCCGCGAGGTCAAGTCGGTTGCCGAAGTATCCGCCCTGCTGTCGATGCCGCTCGGCGTGGCCCGCATCCTCGTCGCCGACCTGGCCGAGGCGGGCATGGTGGCCATTCACCAGCCGGGCAATGGAGAGGCCGGCGGCACGCCGGACGTAACGCTGCTCGAAAGGGTGCTCAGTGGACTTCGCAAGCTCTAACGGGGGTTCTCACGGCGGAGCGGCTCGCTCCACCACCTCCGCGAAGATCGTGGTGGCGGGCGGCTTCGGCGTGGGCAAGACCACGTTCGTCGGCGCGGTCTCCGAGATCAACCCGCTGCGCACCGAAGCCGTCATGACATCCGCCTCCGCCGGCATCGACGACCTCACCCACACCGGAGACAAGACGACCACCACGGTCGCCATGGACTTCGGCCGCATCACCCTCGACCAGGACCTCATCCTCTACCTGTTCGGCACCCCCGGACAGGACCGCTTCTGGTTCATGTGGGACGACCTCGTCCGCGGCGCCATCGGCGCCGTCGTCCTCGTCGACACCCGCCGACTCGCCGACTGCTTCCCCGCCGTCGACTACTTCGAAAACAGCGGCCTCCCCTTCGTCATCGCCCTCAACGGCTTCGACGGACACCAGCCCTACACCCCCGAAGAAGTCCGCGAAGCACTCCAGATCGGCCCCGACGCACCCATCATCACCACCGACGCACGCCACCGCGCCGACGCCAAGAGCGCCCTCATCACGCTCGTCGAACACGCACTCATGGCACGACTGAAGTAAGCAAGTCCATACCTCTGCGGGCGGACTGTGTCCTGGGACACGGTCCGCCCGTGGCGTTCATAACGTTTCGACAGAGAATTGTCGGTAGTCGGACACACGGTGCATGCGGCCGGTGTCACTGCGCGCACAACAGCCTTGATTTTTGCTGCTGCTCGCTCTTTATGTCCGATTTATGTGAGGGATAAGTCTCTGGGAATGGCCAGATTCAACTGTTTGGAACACGGCCGTTACCCATGCTGGAATTCAACGAACTAGCTAGTAGCACCGCCGAGAGGTTGTTGGTCGAGTGAGGCGAAGCAACACGAGCCCCGCGAATGAACCCGCGCGCGGCAACTTCACCCCGCCGCCGCGCGTGGCCGCGTCGCCCGTCGACGCACCCGTGGAGGCGTCCGCGAGCGGCAGCACCAGCAGGTTCTCGCCCCGCAACTGGCGCGTGCCGACCCGTCTGAACGCCATTCTGCTCGTCCCCGTCCTCGTCGGACTGGTCATGGGCGGCTTCCAGGTGAAGGGCGCCATCGACACCTGGGACGAGGCCAAGGACGCCGAGAAGACGGCGCGCATCGTCCAGGCCGCAGCGGAATACGGCCAGGCCCTGCTCAACGAGCGCGACCTGACCGCCGCCCCGATCCTGAGCGGCAAGCGCGACGACGAGATCGTCACCAAGGCGTACGCCGAAACGGACGCGGCCAAGGCCAAGTTCGCCGAGGCCGTCAAGGACCTGCCGGAGAAGCAGGGCCTGGAGCGCCGCCTCCAGCTCTTCCAGCAGGAGGAGCCCAAGCTGCAGAAGGTCCGCGAGACGGCGTACGCCGCGGACCTTGAGGCCGCCAAGAAGGACCTCAACAACGGCGTGCTCGGTCCCATCCCGACCGAAGAGGGGTATGTGCAGGTCCAGCACTACCTCATGCAGTTCGCCAACGAGCTGGGCCTGGGCACCGGAAACGTGACCAGCTACGGCCGCATGGTGTACGCGGTCCAGCTCGCCAAGGCCGCCAACTCCCTCCAGCGCTCGGTCGGCACCCACCTGCTGATCCGCCCGAACTCCAAGGAAGAGATCCACAAGGCCCAGCTGGTCGCCTTCTCCTCCTACGCCTACCTCGAGGAAATCGCCATCGGCGAGTACGTCGCGGGCGGCACCGAAGCCGAGACCGACCGGCTGAAGGAGGTCATGGGCAAGAAGAGCTCCGAGGGCTCGGCCAAGCTGGACGAGGCCAAGAACCAGGCCATCCAGACCGGCAAGCCCTTCAAGGCCCCGCCGAACGTGGGCGGCTCGTACCTCACCGGTATGACCGAGGCGATAGCCACCGGCCAGTCCAAGGACAAGCTGGCCGCGGCCGGCACCAACCCGCTGTTCTGGCAGGCCGCCGCGACCGCCAAGTTCGAGGGCTACTCGGAGATCGAGAAGGAACTCCTCGACAAGGCCGTCAACGACGCCGTGGCCGTCTCCGACGACGCCCGGAACGACGCCATCATCATCGGCGCCATCGTGGTCGTCGCGCTGCTCGCCGCCTTCATCCTGGCCGCCATGATGGCCCGCCAGATGAGCCGCTCCATGAGCCGGCTGCGCACCGCCGCCTTCGACATCGCCGAGCAGCGCCTGCCCTCGCTCGTCGACCAGCTCTCGCGCACCGACCCGGGCAAGGTCGACACCCGCGTGCTGCCCATCCCGATCAACTCCCAGGACGAGATCGGCGAGGTCGCCCGCGCCTTCGACCAGGTGCACCGCGAGGCCGTCCGGCTCGCCGCCGAGCAGGCGCTCCTGCGAGGGAACGTCAACGCGATCTTCACCAACCTCTCCATGCGCAACCAGTCGCTGATCGAGGGCCAGCTGACCCTCATCACCGACCTGGAGAACAACGAGGCGGACCCGGACCAGCTGGAGAACCTCTTCCGGCTGGACCACCTCGCCACCCGTATGCGTCGCAACGGCGAAAACCTCCTCATCCTCGCGGGTGAGGAGCCGGGCCGCCGCTGGGACCAGCCGGTGCCCCTCGTCGACGTCCTGCGGGCCTCCTCCTCCGAGGTGGAGCAGTACGAGCGCA
This window harbors:
- a CDS encoding GTP-binding protein — translated: MDFASSNGGSHGGAARSTTSAKIVVAGGFGVGKTTFVGAVSEINPLRTEAVMTSASAGIDDLTHTGDKTTTTVAMDFGRITLDQDLILYLFGTPGQDRFWFMWDDLVRGAIGAVVLVDTRRLADCFPAVDYFENSGLPFVIALNGFDGHQPYTPEEVREALQIGPDAPIITTDARHRADAKSALITLVEHALMARLK
- a CDS encoding nitrate- and nitrite sensing domain-containing protein gives rise to the protein MQGRFKRDGSAAAEQEPRGGTDRGSSPQHAQNRGPGSDGVRTTPATADKAKGKGRKAKADKPGKTGKTGKAGQSGQAGAVTPEPAGQDQAIPKAPSGPGSRLALQNWRISTRLLSLLTLPVVAATTLGAVRIGDSLSEIDQLEHMQLLTTMTRQATNLASALQEERDLSAGPISNKSVASEVETVREQTDSAATAFTSATESIDAQGDKDETLQSIRRNVTQITRQIDALKEIRTSAYKSGSQQTVSQYNSLIVSLLSLSQDMAQATSSPEMIKRTRALAAFSSAKEYASIQRAMIAAALPQSNTQVGDLKENDRLYALSAYRNYDQAMGTFILVYQGKAEELLQPLGEGNAEISSANSYAGRVLRNPGQFAKEKPRSWRDWYDSDDNKIQTMKRIELSLLEDMEQKARELKNESQRDAIINGALILLVLGVSLIGAFIMARSMIRSLRRLQDTATRVAQERLPELVKQLSESDPQDVDTSVESVGVHSRDEIGQVAAAFDDVHREAVRLAAEQALLRGNVNAMFTNLSRRSQGLIQRQLSLISELESREADPDQLSSLFKLDHLATRMRRNGENLLVLAGEEPGRRWTRPVPLVDVLRAAASEVEQYERIELASVPSTDVAGRVVNDLVHLLAELLENATSFSSPQTKVKVTGHALPDGRVLVEIHDTGIGLSPEDLAAINERLAAPPTVDVSVSRRMGLFVVGRLSLRHGIRIQLRPSDSGGTTALVMLPVDVAQGGRKPGPGGQGGPGGPGGQPGNPAGQGSVPGGPARQPVGAGSQRGQVPGGAQRAALPGRDGQPQGVRPQNSGPQGGPNAFGAGGPLPGRGPAGGPGGPGNHPNQGNQGNQGRGGFGGNAPAGGPQARPVPAPNAGGPAAGFGQGNAFERPQAPAPAPAPAAPRQQTPAPQAPAQGRGPRPQLPPRGGAPRPELPGAAGGPAGLPPTTSWGAGQGRPGGPDVPRGHDELTGPGSTAEFPRPDFNAPLPQGNSTTGQFERPDVRGPLDPASTGQFARPEFPAQRAGGPGVGSYEAPAQPAPQAPHTPAPVPRAEMPRLPQAHQPEALPPAPSHGGGDARSPIFDTLESNWFRQEGGGEPQPSAQAPAVPQQPQQSAPAPQQPQQSLPQRGQQRAAADPAATAAMPQVSWRSSPNDELMRQAERVRQPAAGGVTTSGLPRRVPRANLVAGTAQEQADAQTGPQVSRAPDDVRGRLTNLRRGIQQGRQAGNNGPSTGNYHVDPTYQQER
- a CDS encoding nitrate- and nitrite sensing domain-containing protein — translated: MRRSNTSPANEPARGNFTPPPRVAASPVDAPVEASASGSTSRFSPRNWRVPTRLNAILLVPVLVGLVMGGFQVKGAIDTWDEAKDAEKTARIVQAAAEYGQALLNERDLTAAPILSGKRDDEIVTKAYAETDAAKAKFAEAVKDLPEKQGLERRLQLFQQEEPKLQKVRETAYAADLEAAKKDLNNGVLGPIPTEEGYVQVQHYLMQFANELGLGTGNVTSYGRMVYAVQLAKAANSLQRSVGTHLLIRPNSKEEIHKAQLVAFSSYAYLEEIAIGEYVAGGTEAETDRLKEVMGKKSSEGSAKLDEAKNQAIQTGKPFKAPPNVGGSYLTGMTEAIATGQSKDKLAAAGTNPLFWQAAATAKFEGYSEIEKELLDKAVNDAVAVSDDARNDAIIIGAIVVVALLAAFILAAMMARQMSRSMSRLRTAAFDIAEQRLPSLVDQLSRTDPGKVDTRVLPIPINSQDEIGEVARAFDQVHREAVRLAAEQALLRGNVNAIFTNLSMRNQSLIEGQLTLITDLENNEADPDQLENLFRLDHLATRMRRNGENLLILAGEEPGRRWDQPVPLVDVLRASSSEVEQYERIELSGVSDAEIHGQAVTDLVHLLAELLENATTFSSPQTKVRVNATRLPDGRVMVEIHDKGIGLTAEDFADINHKLANPPTVDAAISQRMGLFVVGRLADRHGIRVQLRPSGEQAGTTSLVMLPDAITHGGGGEGIPDDDFTVSSMIPQQHSQQQGYEAAPMRTAAELGFDDSRYDNPGQGGAEARDLDPVGRSLVREERRAALEAQMGHQSDQEQPGRPQDGEYAQDYPEPQPEHGYQAYQGYEQQSEQGYEPGYGAQQNQPGYESYPQDGYTYPEGSYQDPQQAEQSYDAGYEDQSQQAGWPEQSSYPAAYQQDYGTESEPQSAPEPAPDRVGFDRPDAAADTGHQLTGAGLPRRGSQQQWQPAQQEAEPSKSLFEQRSPAAPEQDQNGTGWRSANDERWQQAGKLREPKAGGVTPSGLPRRVPKANLVEGAAESTPQGGPQVSRAPEDVRGRLSNLRRGVQQGRSAGSEQSSNSYDQER
- a CDS encoding roadblock/LC7 domain-containing protein, with the translated sequence MSQAAQNLNWLITNFVDNTPGVSHTVVVSADGLLLAMSEGFPRDRADQLAAVASGLTSLTAGASRIFEGGPVNQTVVEMDRGFLFLMSVSDGSSLAVLAHPECDIGLVGYEMALLVDRAGSVLTPDLRAELQGSLLI
- a CDS encoding DUF742 domain-containing protein, with the translated sequence MTPPPAYPDSYGDSSYGSEGDQPLVRPYAMTGGRTRPRYQLAIEALVSTTADPMHLSTLLPEHQRICQLCREVKSVAEVSALLSMPLGVARILVADLAEAGMVAIHQPGNGEAGGTPDVTLLERVLSGLRKL